In Tistrella mobilis, the genomic window TCAACAGCAGCAGGGCCAGGATCGACAGCAGGCCGATTTCAAGACCGGTCATGACCGCCCCCCTGCGGCACGGCGTGCGGCCGCAGCCGCGAGGATCAGATAAAGGCCGATCACCAGCACGGAGCCTCCGATCATCAGCGCCCGGATCGGCCAGACCGGCAGGGTGAAGTCACCTGCGGCGCCGACATAGTCGCCGGCCTCGATCGCGCGGAGCAGCCGGGGCCAGAGCGCCCAGGCGAGGATGCCGAAAAAGGCGGCACCCGCCAGATGATGGACGACATCCAGCGCCGCCGCCGCCCGCGGCCGGGCCGCCGCCAGCCGGTCGAGCAGCGCATCGGAGCGGGTGAAGCGCCCCGAGGCGAGCGCATGGCCCGCCTGCAGGAAGACGATGCCGACGATGGAAAGGCCGACGAATTCGGGCACGCCCCTGAGCGGAGCGGCAAAGGCCGCACGGCCCAGGACGTCGGCATTGACCAGCACCATCATCACCAGGATCCAGGCGGTGCCGACGGCGCTGGCAAGGGCCGCGACCCGGCCGAGCGGCCCGGTGCGCGGCGCCGGGGCGGGCGTCTCCACCCGCCCCGGCCCGCTCATGCCGGGTCCTGCCATCACTCGCGGTCCCAGTTGCGGGGCAGCTGGACACCAGCCGCGCGCAGCCCGTCCAGATAGCCCGAGACCACGGCCTTGGCCGGCATGCCCTTGGCTTCAAGCTCTGCCGCCCATTCCTTCGAGACATTGGGCAGCACATCCGCCCAGCGCTTGCGCTCGGCCGGCGACAGCTCGGTGATGGTGGCACCACCATCCTGCATGGTCTTGAACGAGGCGTTCACCCGCGCGACCTGGGCCTTGGCGAAGGTATCGGCATAGATCGCCGCCTCGGCGGTCATGGCATCCTTCACCGGCTGGGGCAGATCGGCCCAGACATCGGTATTGATGCTGATCGCACCGGCGAACTGGGCGCCGATATTGACCCTGGTGATATAGGGCGCCACTTCGTGCAGCTTGGCGGCGGCGGCAGCGGTCGCGAAGGTCAGCGTGCCCTCGTACACCCCCGTCTTGATGTCGTTGTAATAGGTTTGCAGATTGCCGGCGACGGCGACCGCGCCGGTGCCCTTCAACCAGTTGGCCGCCGGGCCGGGGGCGGCGATCTTGCGGCCCTTCAGGTCGTCGATCGACTTGACCGGGAAATTGGTGAACAGGTGGTAGCTGTCGAGCGAGGCACCGGC contains:
- a CDS encoding TRAP transporter small permease subunit; protein product: MAGPGMSGPGRVETPAPAPRTGPLGRVAALASAVGTAWILVMMVLVNADVLGRAAFAAPLRGVPEFVGLSIVGIVFLQAGHALASGRFTRSDALLDRLAAARPRAAAALDVVHHLAGAAFFGILAWALWPRLLRAIEAGDYVGAAGDFTLPVWPIRALMIGGSVLVIGLYLILAAAAARRAAGGRS
- a CDS encoding C4-dicarboxylate TRAP transporter substrate-binding protein, encoding MTTTAPVRGIRRGVTAAMAAMGLAALLLPAGPATAAETIPITVTAGHPPAFLWVKTLSENFIPGVNKRLKDGGDQYRIEWTEAYGGTVAKIGSELEAIEEGISDMGFVGTLFEAAKMPLHNVTYMVPFTTDNLFLVTQTVTAVSKRVPEMDQEWSRYGQIPLAGASLDSYHLFTNFPVKSIDDLKGRKIAAPGPAANWLKGTGAVAVAGNLQTYYNDIKTGVYEGTLTFATAAAAAKLHEVAPYITRVNIGAQFAGAISINTDVWADLPQPVKDAMTAEAAIYADTFAKAQVARVNASFKTMQDGGATITELSPAERKRWADVLPNVSKEWAAELEAKGMPAKAVVSGYLDGLRAAGVQLPRNWDRE